From the Candidatus Izemoplasmatales bacterium genome, the window GTTTGATCAAACGAGAAAACGATGCAGCGCTCGAAGTGGCAGCCGAAGTAAGCGAGAACATTCCGAATATGTTCTATGAGGTGAAACAACGCATTCTAGAGAATCAAATAGAAGCGACGTTGCAATCGTTGTATCCGTCGGCGAAGATCGTGAAGAACGTGTATTGCCCCAAAATCGACGGCACAACCTCCGAAATCGATCTTCTCATGATATCGGTTGACGGCATCTTCTTATTTGAAGCGAAGAACATTTCGGCATCCGTGAACGGTGATTGGTCATCCGATAAACTAATTGCCACCTATGAAAATGGAAAACAAATTGAGATTCTCAATCCGGTCATCCAAAACTCATACCATTACCAGCATTTGAAACGATTGCTCGGTTGCGATCCTTCCGTTTTCAAGAACATAGTCGTCTTGGGAGATGCTGTCATTTTCAATTATGAGGAAATCAAGACGGTTCCAAAATTCGCCAGCGTGTGTAAACTGAAGAACATCGCCAAGGAAACGTACTACCGTGGCAGACACACGAAAAACATCTTCACTCCCGTGCAAGTAGAAAGCATCTACATGACGATCAAGGACTCATTGGGGTATTCGGAGGAGAAGAAAGAAAAGCACATTGGAGAACTTCAAAAAAACGAAACGAAAAAAGCAAAATAATTCCTGAAATGACGACACTTGCCGAGTGTCGTTTTTTTTATGAAGCATAGGGGAAGCATCTGCGTAATATGTTCGTGCAAAGGAGCTGATCCAGATGAAAAAAGCGCTGATGGCGATTCTGTTCGCCACCCTCGCCATGGTCGTTGCGACCGAACGCGTCGAAGCCTATTCCCCACAATATCTGCCTGGCGGCGTGAACTATCTCTCCGCCGACAACTTCGAACAGGATTCCGGATACTACAACACGATCCAATTGTTTCTGGTCAAGCCGAACACGACCTATTGCCTCTCCATGGCATCCGTCTATGCGACTTCCCATGCGTATGAAATCATCATCGAAACCTTTCTCGACGATCGGATTCAATTGACCTCGGTCTATTATCATCCGGAGGATTTCACGCCGGTCCCGGGAGAGGACTGGGTGTCGCTCGTGTTCTCGACGTCGGCGACGGCGAGCTACATGGACATCTACTTCAGCGATCCGACGGCGGTGTTCGACTTCCATACCGCGGAATTGTTCCAACTCGAGGAAGGATCCGTCTTCACCGGCTACGAGGAATATGTGGACGGAACCGTCGCCGACGTCAACGGTCCGTATTTCGACGGCAACCCCGTCGTCATCTCCAACGTCGACGCACCGATCACGAGCGCCGAGATCCGCGCCGGACTGACCGCCTATGACGCGATCGACGGCGACCTTACCGCCACGATCGTCGAATTGTCAAACGCCTATGCCGGAAACGAAAGCACGCTCGGAGAATACGCGATCGACTACCGCGTCGCCGACACATCCGGCAACTTCACCGACTTCCGGGTGACCGTCAAGGTGGTCGACGTCACCGCGCCGATGTTCGGCGGCGAAACCGACTTCCTTATTCCCTACCCCGACGTCATGTCGATCGCGACGATCCTTTCGCAGATCACCGCGAGCGACAACTACGACGGCGACCTCTCGGCCGCCATCGTACTGAAGACGGACGGTTATACCGCGAACGCGGGCGTCTTGGGATCCTATCAGGTGGCGTTCTCGGTCGCCGACGCGAGCGGAAACGTCACCGACCATTCCGTGACCGTCTCCGTCGTCGACGAAGAGAGCCCGATCTTCACCGGTCCGTCCGTCTACACGATCGGGTACGACAACGGCATGACCGTCGCCGACATCCGAGCCGCGCTCTCGGTCGTCGACGACTACGACGACGACCTGACGGCCGCGATCACCGTCGACAGCGACGAGTACTCCGCCCACATCCGGCAGATCGGCGCCTATCGGGTCGTCTTCAGGGCGGTCGACTCGAGCGGCAACGCCACCCTCTTCGACGTCGTCGTGAACGTCGTCGATCAGATCGGACCGGTCGTGTACGTGGACGCCTCGATCGTCCGCGTGTACAACGGCACGGTCCTGACGCTGACCGATTTCACGAACCTACTCGTCCGCGCGGGAGAACTGCCCAAGGCCGACGGCTACCGGGTGACGCTGCGTTACGATTCGTATACCGCGCACGCTTCCGTTCCGGGCGTCTATCACCTGACGCTCGACATCGTCGACCCATTGGGTCGGACGTCGGTGAAGACCCTCGAGGTCGTGGTCGCCGAAAACGCCCCGGCATATGTCCCGGGGCCGGATTCCGGAGGCCTCGGGGAGGCGTTCGACTGGGGGGATGCGGTCGTCTGGATCGTCGGCGGAATCTGTTTCGCGGCACTGCTCGCGACCAACATTATTTGGGGTTTCAAAGTGAAAATGAGGTAAGCGTTTTATCACCAAGGAAAGCGTTATCACACGCTTTCTTTTGTTTTCATTAGTGTTATAATGTGTGTGCCAACGAGAATACAGGAAAGGAGTGTAAAAAAAACACATGGGAGCTAAAGTCCTGATCAACAAGGAACGGCTTGCCAGATTGTCCGCAGCGATGGAAAGAAACAAGTTGAAACCGGGTCCATTGATGCCGACACTACAGGAAGCGCAGGCGATCTTCGGCTGCGTTCCGATCGAAATCCAGAAGATCATCGGCAAGGAGCTGAACGAGAGCGTCGCCAAGATCAACGGCGTCGTCACCTTCTACAGCATGTTCTCGATCGAACCCAAGGGCGAGAAGGTCATCAGCGTCTGTCTCGGCACGGCCTGCTACGTGCGCGGTTCGCAGAGCGTCCTCGATTCGTTCTCGGACGAGTTGAAGCTGAAACCGGGCGAGACGTCGGAAGACGGCAGGTTCACCCTCCAGGCCACGCGCTGCATCGGCGCCTGCGGCCTCGCCCCGACCTTCACGGTCAACGAAACGGTCTACGGCAACGCCACCGTCCAGAAAGCCAAGGACGTCGTGGCGACGCTGAGGTAGCATCGTGACCCTCGGCCAGATCGTCGCCAAGTACGGCTGCACGGTCTACACGCGGAATTCCTTCGATTCGGCGAAGGAGATCCGCTACGCGTTCTGCTCGGACCTGATGAGCGACGCGCTCATGATCATGAGCACCGTCCGCGAATCGGGCGTCCTCGAGGATTCGGTCCTCATCACCGGGCTCGCCACCAACCAGTCGATCCGCACCGCCGAAATGCTCGACGTCGACGTCGTCTGCCTCGTCCGCGGGAAAATCCCCGCGAAGCAGGTCGTCGACCTCGCCGACGAATCCGGCATCATCCTGATCGGCACGGAACTGACGATGTTCAACCTGAGCGGCAGACTCTACCAGGAAGGCATCGTCGGCATCGCCTCGAAGAAATGATCCTCGTCGACAAACGCTACGAGATCATTCCCCGCGACTTCAATTTCGCCGGGCAGGCGTCGTCGGACATCAAGCGAACCCTGAAGAACATGCGCTTCTCCCGCGACTTCATCAAGCGCGTCTCGGTCGCGGCGTACGAATCCGAAATCAACATCGTGATCCACTCGCTCGGCGGACGGGCCGCGTTCAAGATCACGGAAGCGAAGCTCTACCTCGAATTCACCGACTACGGACCAGGCATCCCCGACATCGCGCTCGCGATGACGCCCGGATACTCGACCGCCTCGGAGGAGTCGCGCCTGAACGGCTTCGGCGCCGGCATGGGCTTCACCAACATCCTGAAGTCGGTCGACCGTTTCGACATCCTGTCCGATCCGAACGGCACCGTCCTCAAGCTCGTCTTCGACATCGGGGAGGCGGATCGCGATGCGGGTCTCTGACATCCTTTCCGCCGGCTACCGGCTCGCGACCCGCGCCGAGAGCGCGGACCGCGAATATGCGGGACTCTACGCCGGCGACCTCCTGAGCGTCGTGATGAAGAGCGCGAAGCCGGGAAACGCGCTCGTGACCGTCATGGCCAACATGAACGCGATCGCCGTCGCGAGCCTCGTCGACCTGCCCGCCATCGTCCTCTGCGAAGGCGCGAGGGCGACTTCCGAGATGATCGCACGCGCGGACGCCGAGGGCATCGCCCTCGTCGAGACGTCAAGGAAGGCCGTCGACGTGGTGATCGACCTCGACCGGCGCGGCCTCTCATGAACCTTCATTACGACCTGCACGTCCACTCGGTGCTCTCGCCGTGCGCGGACGTCCTCATGACCCCCAACAACATCCTCAACATGGCGACCCTCAAGGGCCTCGACGTCCTTTCCGTCGCCGATCACAACAGCCTGAAGCAGATTCCGATCCTCGCGAAGATCGCCGAGAGCTACGCCCTCCTCTTCATCCCGGGCGTCGAGGTGACGATCGCGGACGGGACCCACGTCCTAGCCCATTTCCGCCGTCTCGACGAGGCGATGGCGTTCGACGCGGATCTCGAACGGCTGCTCGACAAGACTCCCGAAGGCCCGATCCGAAACGGCGAACCGATCCTGACGGACGAGGAGGACCTGACGCTCGCGGTGCTTCCGTACCGCCTCCACCAGAACCTTCCGATCGACCTCGCCGGCCTCTGCCGGCTGCTCGACCGCTACGACCACCTGCGCTTCTTCGCCCATCTCGACCGGGGGGCGAACTCCGGACTGCACCTCGTCGGGACGTGCCCGATGGACGGAATCGAGCTGACGCGGCACGCGGATCCCGAGTTCCTCCGGCGGCATCGTCTCGAAGGATATCCGGTCCTCCGCAATTCGGACGCGCACGGTCTTTGTGACATCTCCGAACGGACGGACGGAAACATCCTCGACCTGCCGGAGCGTTCGCTCGACGCCTTCTTCGCGAGGTTCTCCCGTGGATGACCTGTCGCTCTTCGTGCTCGACATCGTCCAGAACGCGATCGTCGCGGAAGCGGAAGACATCGCCGTCGCGATCCGCGAGGATTCCTCGCAGGACACCCTCGTCCTCACCGTCGTCGACGACGGCCGGGGCATGGATCCCATGACCGTCGAACGGGCGGTCGACCCGTTCTTCACCACCCGCACCACCCGCAAGGTCGGACTCGGGCTGCCGTTTCTGATGATGGCGGCCGAACTGGCCGACGGCTCCTTCGCGATCGAATCCGATCCCGGCGTCGGCACCGTCGTCGAGGCCCGATTCGTGAGAAGCCACGTGAACACGCCCCCGCTCGGGGACATGGCGGAATCGCTCTACACGATCTGCCTGCATCAGAACGTCAGGGAATTCCGGTACGCGCACGTCTGCGACGGTCGACGCTTCGACTTTTCGCTCGGTGAAATCAGAACCATCCTGGATGGAGTGCCCCTCACCGCCGCAGGCATCGGCGCATACCTGAAGTCATACATCAAGGAACACATCATAACGACACGAGGAGAATACAGATGAAATCGTTGGAAGATCTCAAGAAGCTCCGCGACCAGTCCCTCAAGAACATGCAGATGCGGTACCAGGTCGGCGGTACGCGCATCCAGGTCGGCATGGGCACCTGCGGCATCGCCGCGGGCGCCCGTCCCGTCCTCAACAAGTTCGTCGAGGAGATCAGCGAGCATGAACTGAAGAACGTCGTCGTCACGCAGGTCGGCTGCATGGGCGAATGCGCGTTCGAACCGATCGTCGAGATCGTCGACCAGGACGGCACGTCGTCGATCTACTGCAAGGTCACCGAACGCATGGTGGACGAAATCGTCGAGGAACACCTCGTGAACGGGCATCGGCTCGACCGGTACCTGCTCTCGAGCGTGAAAAGGTAGGGACCTGACATGCTGGAAAGAATGCAGATCCTGATGTGCGGAGGCACCGGCTGCCTCAGCTCCCATTCCAAGGACATCCGCGCCGAGTTCGACAAGGTTCTGACCGAGATGGGGCTCCGCGAGGAGGTCCAGCTCGTCATGACCGGCTGCTTCGGACTCTGCGAGAAGGGTCCGGTCGTCATCGTCTATCCGGACGAGACCTTCTATTCGCACGTGACCGTGGCCGACGTGCACGAGATCTGCGAGGAGCACGTCCTCAAGGGTCGTCCCGTCGAACGCCTGATCGTCAAGGATCCGGTCGACAAGCAGAAGGTCAAGAACTTCGGCGAACTGAAGTTCTATTCGAAACAGAAGCGGATCGCGCTCCGCAACTGCGGCAACATCAATCCGCTCGAGATCGACGAATACATCGCCAAGGACGGCTACCAGGCCCTCGGCAAGTGTCTGACAGAGATGAAGCCGCTTGAAGTGATCGACTGGATGAAGCGCTCCGGCCTCCGCGGCCGCGGCGGCGGCGGATTCCCCACCGGCCAGAAGTGGGAATTCGCGTCCAAGTCGAACGACCCGATCAAGTACGTCATCTGCAACGCCGACGAAGGCGACCCGGGCGCGTTCATGGACCGCGCCGTCCTCGAGGGCGACCCGCACTCCGTGCTCGAGGCGATGGCGATCTGCGGCTACGCGATCGGCGCCCACCAGGGCTACATCTACTGCCGCGCCGAATACCCGGTGGCGGTCGAGCGCCTCAACCACGCGATCGGCCAGGCCCGCGGCTACGGACTCCTCGGCGCGAACATCTTCAACACCGGCTTCGACTTCGACATCGAGGTCCGTCTCGGCGCGGGCGCGTTCGTCTGCGGCGAGGAGACGGCGCTGATGGCGTCGATCGAAGGCTTCCGCGGGATGCCGCGGCTGAAGCCGCCGTTCCCGGCCGTCAAGGGCCTCTGGGGACATCCGACCAACGTCAACAACGTCGAGACCTTCGCCAACGTCCCGGTCGTCTACCTCAAGGGACCGGACTGGTTCAAGGCGATCGGCACCCCGAAATCCTCCGGCACGAAGGTCTTCGCCCTTGGCGGCAAGATCGCCAACACCGGCCTCCTCGAGGTACCGATGGGGACGACCCTCCGCGAGGTCATCTTCGACATCGGCGGCGGCATCCCGAACAAGCGCCGCTTCAAGGCCGTCCAGACGGGGGGGCCCTCGGGCGGATGCATCACCGAGAAGTCGCTCGACACCCCGATCGACTTCGACAACCTCGTCGCCCTCGGCTCGATGATGGGCTCCGGCGGCATGATCGTCATGGACGAGGACAACTGCATGGTCGACGTCGCCCGCTTCTACCTCGACTTCACCGTCGACGAATCGTGCGGCAAGTGCACGCCGTGCCGCGAAGGCACGCGCCGCATGCTCGACATCCTGAACAAGATCGTCAAGGGCGACGGCACCCTCGAGGACCTCGACACGCTCGAGACCCTCGGCAACATGGTCAAGGACACGTCCCTCTGCGGACTCGGCCAGACCGCCCCGAACCCGGTCCTGTCGACCCTCAAGCACTTCCGCGACGAATACGTCGCGCACGTCGTGGACAAGGTCTGCCCGGCCGGCGTCTGCGCCGCCCTCACCAACTACGTGATCACCGACAAGTGCATTGGCTGCACGAAGTGCGCCAAGAACTGTCCGGTCGGCGCGATCCAGGGCTCCGTCAAGCAGAAGCACAAGATCGATCTCGAGAAGTGCATCCGCTGCGGCGCCTGCAAGAAGGCATGCCCGGTGAACGCCATCTCGAGCAAGCCGGAAGACTGGAGGAAC encodes:
- a CDS encoding nuclease-related domain-containing protein; amino-acid sequence: MKKEAIVNVFDVVLLFWAIIFMMSPFLSDVDSTAMTIIFEISSLTLILYVAYVIRLRWRWNRLIKRENDAALEVAAEVSENIPNMFYEVKQRILENQIEATLQSLYPSAKIVKNVYCPKIDGTTSEIDLLMISVDGIFLFEAKNISASVNGDWSSDKLIATYENGKQIEILNPVIQNSYHYQHLKRLLGCDPSVFKNIVVLGDAVIFNYEEIKTVPKFASVCKLKNIAKETYYRGRHTKNIFTPVQVESIYMTIKDSLGYSEEKKEKHIGELQKNETKKAK
- a CDS encoding NAD(P)H-dependent oxidoreductase subunit E: MGAKVLINKERLARLSAAMERNKLKPGPLMPTLQEAQAIFGCVPIEIQKIIGKELNESVAKINGVVTFYSMFSIEPKGEKVISVCLGTACYVRGSQSVLDSFSDELKLKPGETSEDGRFTLQATRCIGACGLAPTFTVNETVYGNATVQKAKDVVATLR
- a CDS encoding ATP-binding protein, yielding MDDLSLFVLDIVQNAIVAEAEDIAVAIREDSSQDTLVLTVVDDGRGMDPMTVERAVDPFFTTRTTRKVGLGLPFLMMAAELADGSFAIESDPGVGTVVEARFVRSHVNTPPLGDMAESLYTICLHQNVREFRYAHVCDGRRFDFSLGEIRTILDGVPLTAAGIGAYLKSYIKEHIITTRGEYR
- a CDS encoding (2Fe-2S) ferredoxin domain-containing protein, with product MKSLEDLKKLRDQSLKNMQMRYQVGGTRIQVGMGTCGIAAGARPVLNKFVEEISEHELKNVVVTQVGCMGECAFEPIVEIVDQDGTSSIYCKVTERMVDEIVEEHLVNGHRLDRYLLSSVKR
- a CDS encoding NADH-quinone oxidoreductase subunit NuoF; this encodes MLERMQILMCGGTGCLSSHSKDIRAEFDKVLTEMGLREEVQLVMTGCFGLCEKGPVVIVYPDETFYSHVTVADVHEICEEHVLKGRPVERLIVKDPVDKQKVKNFGELKFYSKQKRIALRNCGNINPLEIDEYIAKDGYQALGKCLTEMKPLEVIDWMKRSGLRGRGGGGFPTGQKWEFASKSNDPIKYVICNADEGDPGAFMDRAVLEGDPHSVLEAMAICGYAIGAHQGYIYCRAEYPVAVERLNHAIGQARGYGLLGANIFNTGFDFDIEVRLGAGAFVCGEETALMASIEGFRGMPRLKPPFPAVKGLWGHPTNVNNVETFANVPVVYLKGPDWFKAIGTPKSSGTKVFALGGKIANTGLLEVPMGTTLREVIFDIGGGIPNKRRFKAVQTGGPSGGCITEKSLDTPIDFDNLVALGSMMGSGGMIVMDEDNCMVDVARFYLDFTVDESCGKCTPCREGTRRMLDILNKIVKGDGTLEDLDTLETLGNMVKDTSLCGLGQTAPNPVLSTLKHFRDEYVAHVVDKVCPAGVCAALTNYVITDKCIGCTKCAKNCPVGAIQGSVKQKHKIDLEKCIRCGACKKACPVNAISSKPEDWRNAVRG